The genomic segment AGCCCGGCCCAAAGCAAGTTCGTCCTATTGCTAAGTATCGTATGTGAGTGAGAGGCTACTCAGTTGTGCCTTCTGTGCCCATAGTTCCAGAGCCACTAGAATCCGTTCTTGTACCAGAACCGGTTGCAGATCCTGTTGAATCTGAAGTGCCTCTGTTCATGCTGCCTGTGGATTCACTTTCGTAACCACTTGCATCCGCTCTGTTAGAGCTTTTCTTGGTTTTCTTTTTATCTCGCTCTTGGCGTTCAATTTCCGACGCCACTGAGCCAGATGGTGATGAACTTGACGACATATCAGCGGAATCAGAAGTTCCTGTTCTAGAACCTGATGTTGCCGTGTCTGTATGAGCGCCTGAACCTGTGCCCGTCGACGAACCGGTGCTTGAGCTTGAGCCCGAACCGGAGCCGGCTGCAAAGGCAGAGCCCGAAACCATCATGGCCGTAGCCACTAAGACTGTTAGTAACTTCATATCATCCTCCTTTGCGAGAGATGGTTGAGCCCATCCTGCACCACCCCTGGGAGGCATTCAAATTTTTCAAAATTTTCTGAGTGAAAACATAGAATTTTTCTGAAGAAAGACGAGTCGGGCCCGCTGTAAGGAGGGCCCGAAAATTACGGAATATTAAAAGGCCTTGTCCTTCATCCCCACTCTTCCCACCATAGGAAGTTTTAAAGCCGGACGAAGAAAATCAATCCCGAAGTTCAATCCCAAAAGATTCAACTCCACACCTTCATTCAAACCCACCGTGAAACCAAACAAACCTAACAAAGAAAACTGCACACCTGTTTTAGACTCACTCCAGCCGACAACATCACCTTGATTGATCCAGTCTTTACCAATTGCCGTCGGTGGCAATTCCATTTTCAGTTCTGGCACGTTACGAATAATGTGCGAAATAAATGTATTACTGTTCGGGCCCGGATAAGCCCGATAAGTATTTTTATAGGCGTAGTTCGCCGCTAAGCTGGCAATTTGAGGAATCGCTTTTTCGGCTTCTTCGCCGCGCAAATCTTCCAGCAGCTCGGGTCGCGCACCAAACCAATGACGGTCTGGAATGTCTTTTTGAACAACCACAGACTCTTGCCCGCGGCGCACGCGCCATCCAATCACATGATACGTCGTATATTCGTTGGCATCTTTTTCTTTTGTCGCAATCCAAGAGTGCACGGCGAAGTAACCGCGCCAATCCACCGTACGAGCGGCATACACCTGCACCACCGCACGTTTTTCACTGTGGGGATCAGGGGCAATCCCCGCGCTATCACGAGTCGCCGTTCGCCAATCTTGTGCAAAGGAATTTGAAAATGCAAAAAAGCCCACGAAAAAGGGAAACAGTTTTTTCATGACGTTATTATGGGACATTTCCCAGAGAATGGGGAAAAAATGTTGGGAGTTTTCCTCTAAAAGAAAAACAAAAGACCCCAAGATTCACTTGAGGTCTTAGCAGCGCTTAAGCTTTGTTGTGCTTAGCATAGGCCGCTTTCAGCTTATCTTCAAAGATCTTCGCTGAAAATGGTTTCACGATATACTGAGAAACGCCCGCCAATACGGCTTCCGTCACCTGATCGCGCTCGGATTCAGATGTTAAAAGAACAAACGGAAGATTTGCCCATTCTGTTGTCGCACGTACTTGCTTCAACAGATCAAGGCCTTTCATCTTCGGCATATTCCAGTCTGAAATAACCAGTTGAAATTGAGTTCCTGGAGAGTTGTGCTGCAGAAGAAGTTTTAAACCTTCTTCACCGTCTCCAGCTTCTTGGATATTTTTGTAGCCCATCGCCTTTAGTGTATTCTTCACAAGGTCACGAATGGACGGCATGTCGTCGATAACTAAAATGCGGGTTTCAAGAGGAAACATAGTTGGGACTCCTATAAAGCTTTTCTCATTTTAGAAAAGCTCACAGGAATCTCAAAGAATCTTTACAACCCTAGACTTTGTGCTGGCGCCAGCCACAGATAATCAGCGCGAGCCCCGTCTTGAATTGAAGGCTGGATTTCAACGGCAATCTCATCCTCTTCCATTCCCAAAGTGTTGATTTGAGAGAAGGTCACAATAGGTGTGTTCGGTAAGCGAACGCGCAGACGATCCGGAAGACCTCCGCCGTACTGAACGTGAAACTCCCCAACAACAATCACCAAGACTTGATCAGGATGACTTTTAATAAAGTCCGCAGCTCGCCATGCCATGGTATCGTCCCAAATAGACTGAGCGGCAAAATAGCGCTCGCCCGCTTCCGGTGTTGGCAAGTGAGGCATCATGCTTAAGAACCGACGTTTGTAACTATCGCGCCCCAAAGCAAAATTCGGAGGCAACAAAGACTTTTCATCCGCCGACAATCCTTCAAGACCTTTTTTCGCGGCGGCACTGGTCACACTGCGCGGAGCATTCAAAGCGAGCGTCAGCGCCCCTTCTGCTAAATTTGGAAACAAAGCTTGAGCGCGATAATAATCATAAGAGGGACTGCCCCACTGAATGGCTTTTAGAAACTCGGGCTCGCTCAGTGTTCCTGCGCGATAGGAGTCGACGAAGTTCTGCTGCGTGTATGTAAAAAATTCCAGTCCTACAGAGACCTTCAAACCTTGAGCGCGAAGAGCCTGCATGACCTGCACTTGTTGGTCGCGATGTTGGACAAATCCGTGGTTTTCTCCGATAACAACAATGCTTCCGGGCGTGACCGAAGCCACACTTTCCTGCAAAGTCACTGGAACATGGTCGCTTCCCCGCAAAATGCCTTCAGATTGGGCATGGGCGCAGGCCGACATCAGGATGGAGATCAGAAAAAGGCTCCAAGTCTTCATAAATACTCCTCGAAGATCGTCAATAGACGTGAATTTGCCTGTTGAAGTTTCCTTTTTCTTTTGATACCTTGAGCCCCTTTGAAAAGGTATTGTCATTTTTTCCATATTACGCATGGCAGTACAAATGATTTAAAAGGTTCTATTAAGGGGCATTGCAATGGCAAAAAAGTCAGGAAGAATCATCATCACTCTTGAGTGCACTGAAGCTCGCGCTGAAGGCAAACCTGTTTCTCGTTACACTACGACTAAGAACAAAACAAAAACTCCAGGTCGTCTTGAGAAGAAGAAATACAATCCAAACTTGAAACGTCACACAGTTCACAGAGAAACTAAGTAATGATTCTTACGGATCAGCAGATTCTCGAATGTATGGAACAAGGGTCTATTAAAGTAGAACCCTTCCGCAGAGAGTGCCTAGGAACGAACTCTTATGACGTTCACTTGGGTAAAACACTCGCTGTCTATGAAGAGAAGACGCTGGACGCAAGAAAGCATAACAAGATTCGCACCTTTGAAATTCCTGAAGAGGGTTTTGTCCTTATGCCTGACACCCTCTATCTTGGCGTGACTTTGGAGTATACTGAGACTCTAAAGCATGTCCCATTTTTAGAAGGTAAATCGAGTGTCGGTCGCCTAGGTATTGATATCCACGCTACAGCGGGTAAGGGCGACGTTGGTTTCTGCAATTATTGGACTCTGGAAATTTCGGTAAAACAGCCGGTTCGTGTTTATACTGGCATGCCGATTGGGCAGTTGATATACTTTGAGGTGAAGGGCGATATTTTAACGTCTTACAACGTTAAACCTTCAGCGAAGTATAATGACAAAAAACCCATTCCAGTAGAGTCAATGATGTGGAAAAACTCATTCTAAAATCGTTTCTAGCTTTAAGTTTTCTAACAATCGCTGCTTGTTCGCCTGCTGAAGTCACAGATGTGTCCGGTATTGATTCCAATACGGCTATCAGTGGTTCTTTTCAGGAATACGATGCCAATAAAATTCAAGGCATCGGCACGATTCGTTTTACGACAGTTCTTCCCGTCTCTTCTAGCCGCTCTCTGGCTTTAAAAACATCCTTAGACAACGTCTCAAGCAGCTGGGTGTCGACAGTTTTCTATTCTTCTAATGCTGCGATTCCTAGCACGAATGGCGTGGCGGTGACTTTCACTCGCTCTGGTGCCAGCGTCACGGCGCAGATTTCCATTAATGGAAATTCGTCGATGGTCTCTGCTTCCAAACTGACTTTTTTGGTCCCAACGGCTTTGGATTTAATTGTCGAAGTTCACAATGTGAACTCAAAAGCGCGCGTTTTGATCTGGCGCAGAGATCAAATCACTTATTCACCTGCCGTGGCCGATGTTGATACCGAGCGCTCTGGCGATCTGGTATCTTCTCTGCCAACGCAAACAGGTGGCGGCGGTTTCGTGGGGTTAATTATTCAAAACTCTACTGTGACTGCTGCGCGGGTTGATTTACAGAAAGTATTGGATTAACCAAAGCCCCTTCCGTAGTTTTACCGGCCTTCGCGGATTTTGTAACCTGATCCGCGATATAACCTAAGATTTCTGACAGCTGAACACGATCCGCCCAAACATCCCATTTTTCACGTTTGCCCTTCCAGCTTAAGACGAAGCGAAGTTTTTCTTTGATCGTCTCTGGCGGTTTTCCGTAACGAAGGATGTAAGTGAAGAGATCCAAAAGATCTGCTTCTTTGATCGTTCCACTTTCAATCTGCTCTTTAGCTAGCTCTAACAGGATACCTTTAAATGCCGGGAAGGCATTTAAAGACTCTGGTGTATTGATCACGCCGTCTTTGTTCTTATCAAAACGAGCATAAATCATTTCAATATACTGAATCACGTGAGGAGCCAGCGAAATATCCTCAAGCAAAGCCATGTTCTTATCATTCGGAACATAGCCCGCGGCTTTAAAGATATTGTTCATGTAAATAGCCCACTCGTCTTTGCCTGCGGCTTTTTGGAATTTCACATATTCCGGCATGGATACCGCTGCGGATGGCAACGAGTCTTTATAGGAAGCACGAGCACAGCTTAAACTGACAAGCGCATCGTTTTTTACATCCGTATTGCCGTTAAAGCATTTTTTAATAAGCTCATCACGCAACATTGAATTGATGTTTAAGCCGGACCAAATCATGCCGATCAGATCGGTTAATTCCGCGTAAGAAGCCAAAGTACTTCCATCGGAATGAGGAACGAAGATATTAGCTTCACGGAAACGCGATGAAGCAAACGTCATATTCTTTGAATCTAGAATTCCCGCTTCTACTAATACCGGACGCAAAGCCATAAACGCGCCTTGCACCTCTTCCAGGTTCACACCTTTATAAGTGTTCACGCGGTCCGCTGTGCCCGCAAACGAACGAACGGCCAAGCGACTGAC from the Bdellovibrio bacteriovorus genome contains:
- a CDS encoding DUF3750 domain-containing protein; this encodes MKKLFPFFVGFFAFSNSFAQDWRTATRDSAGIAPDPHSEKRAVVQVYAARTVDWRGYFAVHSWIATKEKDANEYTTYHVIGWRVRRGQESVVVQKDIPDRHWFGARPELLEDLRGEEAEKAIPQIASLAANYAYKNTYRAYPGPNSNTFISHIIRNVPELKMELPPTAIGKDWINQGDVVGWSESKTGVQFSLLGLFGFTVGLNEGVELNLLGLNFGIDFLRPALKLPMVGRVGMKDKAF
- a CDS encoding response regulator produces the protein MFPLETRILVIDDMPSIRDLVKNTLKAMGYKNIQEAGDGEEGLKLLLQHNSPGTQFQLVISDWNMPKMKGLDLLKQVRATTEWANLPFVLLTSESERDQVTEAVLAGVSQYIVKPFSAKIFEDKLKAAYAKHNKA
- the rpmG gene encoding 50S ribosomal protein L33 — translated: MAKKSGRIIITLECTEARAEGKPVSRYTTTKNKTKTPGRLEKKKYNPNLKRHTVHRETK
- a CDS encoding ChaN family lipoprotein; the encoded protein is MKTWSLFLISILMSACAHAQSEGILRGSDHVPVTLQESVASVTPGSIVVIGENHGFVQHRDQQVQVMQALRAQGLKVSVGLEFFTYTQQNFVDSYRAGTLSEPEFLKAIQWGSPSYDYYRAQALFPNLAEGALTLALNAPRSVTSAAAKKGLEGLSADEKSLLPPNFALGRDSYKRRFLSMMPHLPTPEAGERYFAAQSIWDDTMAWRAADFIKSHPDQVLVIVVGEFHVQYGGGLPDRLRVRLPNTPIVTFSQINTLGMEEDEIAVEIQPSIQDGARADYLWLAPAQSLGL
- the dcd gene encoding dCTP deaminase; protein product: MILTDQQILECMEQGSIKVEPFRRECLGTNSYDVHLGKTLAVYEEKTLDARKHNKIRTFEIPEEGFVLMPDTLYLGVTLEYTETLKHVPFLEGKSSVGRLGIDIHATAGKGDVGFCNYWTLEISVKQPVRVYTGMPIGQLIYFEVKGDILTSYNVKPSAKYNDKKPIPVESMMWKNSF